The following proteins are encoded in a genomic region of Candidatus Coatesbacteria bacterium:
- the amrB gene encoding AmmeMemoRadiSam system protein B, protein MRSDNRMKKLPTDLDALHRAAEGGVRKPVVAGRFYPAPARALRREVEGYLRDSGVDPLPGVRALVSPHAGYPYSGPVAGAAFAAVERGGYDRVVVIAPSHQYAFEGVSAYLGEAYETPLGRLKVDLEALARLAGELGTLAHHPRAHAAEHALEVQLPFVQVALGDVGLVPLVMGDQGKPTALLLGEALARTFPDERTLVVASSDLSHYHEDSVARVLDGVLISHVRSFEPKGLLESIDAGRTAACGGGPLAAAMFFARAVGAASSRVLSYATSGDTSGDRSHVVGYLAAVFHGAQTETDDHDLDRLERRELLSLARRALEAHFAGDEPPELTNPSRRLRQKRGAFVTLTRRGNLRGCIGYIHVERPLWRVVREMAVAAATGDPRFAPVRADELAELHLEISVLSPIEPLGDPADVVVGRHGLIVRREGRSGLLLPQVPVEQGWNREEFLDHTCLKAGLEAGCWREGAELYCFTAQVFGE, encoded by the coding sequence ATGCGAAGTGATAACCGAATGAAGAAGCTGCCCACGGATCTGGATGCTTTGCACCGCGCCGCCGAAGGCGGGGTCCGCAAGCCCGTCGTCGCCGGGCGTTTCTACCCCGCCCCGGCCCGGGCCCTGCGCCGGGAGGTCGAGGGCTATCTGCGCGACAGCGGCGTCGATCCCCTCCCCGGGGTGCGGGCCCTGGTCAGCCCCCACGCCGGTTATCCCTATTCCGGCCCGGTGGCGGGAGCGGCCTTCGCCGCGGTGGAGCGCGGCGGTTACGACCGCGTCGTCGTCATCGCTCCCAGTCACCAGTACGCCTTCGAGGGCGTCTCCGCATATCTCGGCGAGGCTTACGAGACCCCCCTCGGGCGGCTGAAGGTCGACCTCGAGGCTCTGGCCCGTTTGGCGGGCGAGCTGGGAACCCTGGCCCACCATCCGCGGGCCCACGCCGCCGAACACGCCCTGGAGGTCCAGTTACCCTTCGTCCAGGTCGCCTTGGGCGACGTCGGCCTGGTGCCCCTGGTGATGGGAGATCAGGGTAAACCGACGGCCCTGCTCCTCGGCGAGGCCCTGGCCCGGACCTTTCCCGATGAACGGACCCTGGTGGTGGCCTCCAGCGATCTGTCCCACTACCACGAGGATTCCGTCGCCCGGGTTCTCGACGGCGTGCTGATCAGTCACGTGCGTTCCTTCGAACCCAAGGGTTTGCTGGAATCGATCGACGCCGGTCGCACGGCGGCCTGCGGCGGCGGCCCTCTGGCCGCGGCGATGTTTTTCGCCCGCGCCGTTGGTGCCGCGAGTTCCCGGGTGCTGTCCTACGCCACCTCGGGCGACACCTCGGGCGACCGCAGCCACGTGGTGGGCTATCTGGCGGCCGTTTTTCACGGTGCTCAAACCGAAACCGACGATCATGATCTGGACCGTCTGGAGCGCCGTGAGCTGCTCAGCCTGGCCAGGCGGGCCCTCGAGGCTCACTTCGCCGGCGACGAGCCACCGGAGCTGACCAATCCCAGCCGTCGGCTGCGCCAGAAACGCGGCGCCTTCGTCACCCTGACCAGGCGCGGCAACCTGCGCGGCTGCATCGGCTACATCCACGTCGAGCGTCCGTTGTGGCGGGTGGTGCGCGAGATGGCGGTGGCCGCGGCCACGGGCGATCCCCGCTTCGCCCCGGTGCGGGCCGACGAGCTGGCCGAGCTACACCTCGAGATCAGCGTTCTGTCACCAATCGAGCCCCTCGGGGATCCCGCCGACGTCGTCGTCGGCCGCCACGGACTGATCGTGCGCCGTGAGGGACGTTCCGGCCTGTTGCTGCCCCAGGTGCCCGTCGAGCAGGGCTGGAACCGCGAGGAGTTCCTCGATCACACCTGCCTCAAGGCCGGCCTCGAAGCGGGTTGTTGGCGTGAGGGCGCCGAGCTGTACTGCTTCACCGCCCAGGTCTTCGGCGAATGA
- a CDS encoding laccase domain-containing protein, whose amino-acid sequence MEQPYRSFELGPARALITERVEPVPAAPEEPGLRALAAVEPAAVLVRVHQVHGERLYHAAGSTAEPYPRADAVAVERPLLAAAVLTADCLPLLLADGAGRVVAAVHCGWRGVYGDIAGKVVAELSERYAVEPAGLHGHLGPGAGPCCYEVSPELANRFAERWGAGCVIEGAGPRPHLDLPGLVREQLIAVGVRGELINGGGECTICGGRWFSHRRGDAGRIISAVWLPEG is encoded by the coding sequence ATGGAGCAGCCTTATCGATCATTTGAGCTCGGTCCGGCCCGGGCGTTGATCACCGAACGCGTCGAGCCTGTCCCGGCAGCGCCCGAGGAGCCGGGGCTTCGCGCCCTGGCCGCGGTCGAGCCGGCGGCGGTTCTCGTCCGGGTCCACCAGGTCCACGGCGAGCGGTTATACCACGCCGCCGGTTCTACGGCGGAGCCCTATCCGCGGGCCGACGCCGTGGCCGTCGAGCGGCCCCTGCTGGCGGCGGCGGTGTTGACGGCGGACTGCCTGCCGCTGTTGCTGGCCGACGGGGCGGGTCGGGTGGTCGCCGCCGTCCACTGCGGCTGGCGCGGCGTCTACGGGGACATCGCCGGCAAGGTCGTCGCCGAATTGTCCGAGCGCTACGCCGTCGAGCCCGCGGGCCTGCACGGACACCTGGGTCCGGGAGCCGGCCCCTGCTGCTACGAGGTTTCGCCGGAGCTTGCGAATCGGTTCGCCGAGCGCTGGGGCGCGGGCTGCGTCATCGAGGGCGCCGGGCCTCGACCCCACCTCGACCTGCCCGGCCTGGTCCGGGAGCAACTGATCGCGGTGGGGGTGCGCGGTGAGCTGATCAACGGCGGCGGGGAGTGCACCATCTGCGGCGGGCGCTGGTTTTCCCACCGCCGCGGGGACGCGGGCAGGATCATCAGCGCCGTCTGGCTGCCGGAGGGTTAA